A stretch of the Haloarchaeobius salinus genome encodes the following:
- the aglG gene encoding glucosyl-dolichyl phosphate glucuronosyltransferase, with the protein MNVSVVICTYPTDRYEVFSEAVESVLNQTYDEIEIVLVIDGNEEVHERAVTDFGDEETVRIHCNDENRGISYSRTKGAELATGEVVAMIDDDAEAEPDWIETLVETYEETDAVAVGGQVLPDWQVAKPDFFPDEFYWLVGCDEKGFGEHMEELRNTYGSNISFRREVLLNVGGYDENTGRKGDKHIQAHESTVGARIRREYGRGVVYNTDAKVHHKLFEYRGDFRWLASRSFWQGYSKRIMDHIIPEASGDKNEYLADLLTKHVPERLVSLGREPELAKVKQLAALFVFTAMVGFGYVYAILTPNLLDDYEE; encoded by the coding sequence ATGAACGTCTCCGTCGTCATCTGTACGTACCCGACGGACCGCTACGAGGTCTTCTCCGAAGCTGTCGAAAGTGTTCTGAACCAGACATACGACGAGATCGAGATCGTCCTGGTAATCGACGGGAACGAGGAGGTCCACGAACGTGCAGTCACCGACTTCGGCGACGAGGAGACCGTGCGCATCCACTGCAACGACGAGAACCGGGGCATCTCCTACTCCCGGACGAAGGGTGCCGAACTCGCGACGGGCGAGGTCGTCGCCATGATCGACGACGACGCCGAGGCCGAACCCGACTGGATCGAAACCCTCGTCGAAACGTACGAGGAAACCGACGCCGTCGCCGTCGGCGGACAGGTGCTCCCCGACTGGCAGGTCGCAAAGCCCGACTTCTTCCCCGACGAGTTCTACTGGCTCGTCGGCTGTGACGAGAAGGGCTTCGGCGAGCACATGGAGGAGCTGCGCAACACGTACGGCTCGAACATCTCGTTCCGACGCGAGGTGCTGTTGAACGTCGGCGGCTACGACGAGAACACCGGCCGCAAGGGCGACAAGCACATCCAGGCCCACGAGTCCACCGTGGGCGCACGCATCAGACGCGAGTACGGGCGCGGTGTGGTCTACAACACCGACGCGAAGGTCCACCACAAGCTGTTCGAGTACCGCGGCGACTTCAGGTGGCTCGCCAGCCGATCGTTCTGGCAGGGCTACTCGAAGCGCATCATGGACCACATCATTCCCGAAGCGTCGGGCGACAAGAACGAGTACCTCGCGGACCTGCTCACGAAACACGTCCCCGAACGGCTCGTCTCACTCGGTAGGGAGCCCGAGCTGGCGAAGGTGAAACAGCTCGCCGCACTGTTCGTCTTCACCGCGATGGTGGGTTTCGGCTACGTTTATGCCATTCTGACACCGAACCTGCTGGACGACTACGAGGAGTGA
- a CDS encoding STT3 domain-containing protein, which produces MSTSTGEETETEDATSGSLLEAFERWYHVPSVGLIMLFMLWVRLQPLDKFTRNGQVFFAGNDAWYHYRQVSWTVRNWPWTMPYDVYTQYPTGTRADQFGTLFDQIVATGALIVGLGDPSQQTIGMTLLVAPAVFGTLVAVPTYFIGKRLGGRSGGVAAALVLALLPGVFLRRSTAGFSDHHVAEVLFQAFGVLAVMVALRSAEREKPVFELLLDRDWAALRGPTKWAALAGLAVGLYMWVWPPAVVIVGILGVFYTIALVVEYQAGRSPDHLAYTGVVIGLVSAVLVLLSIDQFTLGVTSLSPLQVGISLGLAAGSAFIAYLARVWNGLEVQTLRAVVLPLSAALFLALVLAPLFGFTFLPYPFAIVFLIAGPLAFGSYYVHDDERRAHFPLAVGSLLVLGLAGARFLVPPVYNRLVSSLKQTVALSVSDNILTIGEAQSVVGAGEPFFQTATEFFGSQYGLSYILALVALVWLLSYLYLGEEYRAEHLLVAVWTVFAFLMALTQVRFNYYLVVPIAALNGWFLGRIVSFIGIKNITDETFDIEPYQVIAIISVLMLVLVPLVPPANMTSTTVDAQASDLSPGSVLIWNESTEWMQQNTPQPGQYGDAENELGYYDRYPNQDDFEYPEGAYGVMSWWDYGHWITTKSERVPVANPFQGNAEIASAYLQAQDETRANLLLEALPNSDDTDQRLYNLSNDELRSLIDEQTEQEASEDTQYVVIDYQMAGGKFGAIATWTGPGPGSYYDQRSNVTVGGEQAALPTRSESYENTMLSRLYFDDAGGMEHYRLVHEASNQRVFTSIALNESGTLQPTQFVNQPLPVQQFFQYQLRPQYETYNTQAESTVKTYERVPGATLSGQADVSSPTNVTARVELTSDTLNRTFNYTQTVQTDGDGNFDITVPYATNDELGPEDGATDVAVEATGDYEVTYGNESARVSVPETAVVSEDSSSIEVTFDGNASTSSDGSEESTDEQVRTDGALLPVRHHAPLA; this is translated from the coding sequence ATGAGTACGTCGACCGGAGAGGAGACCGAAACCGAGGACGCGACCTCGGGCTCCCTCCTCGAAGCCTTCGAACGCTGGTATCACGTGCCGAGCGTGGGCCTGATTATGCTGTTCATGCTCTGGGTCAGGCTCCAGCCGCTCGACAAGTTCACGCGGAACGGGCAGGTGTTCTTCGCCGGAAACGACGCCTGGTACCACTACCGGCAGGTGTCGTGGACCGTCCGGAACTGGCCGTGGACGATGCCCTACGACGTCTATACCCAGTACCCGACAGGCACCAGAGCCGACCAGTTCGGCACGCTTTTCGATCAGATCGTCGCGACTGGTGCTCTCATCGTCGGGCTCGGTGACCCGTCCCAACAGACGATCGGCATGACGCTGCTCGTCGCCCCGGCCGTCTTCGGTACGCTCGTCGCCGTCCCCACCTACTTCATCGGGAAGCGACTCGGCGGCCGCTCGGGTGGTGTCGCCGCCGCGCTGGTCCTCGCACTCCTCCCTGGCGTCTTCCTCCGCCGCAGCACGGCTGGGTTCTCCGACCACCACGTCGCGGAGGTTCTCTTCCAGGCCTTCGGGGTGCTCGCTGTGATGGTCGCCCTCCGTTCGGCAGAGCGCGAGAAGCCAGTCTTCGAACTGCTGCTCGACCGGGACTGGGCCGCCCTCCGCGGGCCGACGAAGTGGGCTGCACTCGCCGGCCTCGCAGTCGGTCTCTACATGTGGGTCTGGCCGCCGGCAGTCGTCATCGTCGGTATCCTCGGCGTCTTCTACACCATCGCCCTCGTCGTCGAGTATCAGGCCGGCCGATCCCCCGACCACCTCGCCTACACCGGTGTCGTCATCGGCCTCGTGAGTGCGGTGCTGGTGCTTCTGAGCATCGACCAGTTCACTCTCGGCGTCACCTCGCTCTCGCCACTGCAGGTCGGTATCTCGCTCGGTCTCGCTGCCGGCTCGGCGTTCATCGCCTACCTCGCCCGCGTCTGGAACGGGCTGGAGGTCCAGACGCTCCGCGCTGTCGTTCTCCCGCTGAGCGCAGCGTTGTTCCTCGCGCTCGTGCTGGCTCCTCTCTTCGGGTTCACGTTCCTCCCGTATCCGTTCGCGATCGTCTTCCTCATCGCGGGACCGCTCGCGTTCGGGTCCTACTACGTCCACGATGATGAACGCCGCGCCCACTTCCCGCTCGCGGTCGGCTCGCTACTGGTACTCGGCCTCGCCGGCGCTCGATTCCTCGTGCCGCCGGTGTACAACCGGCTGGTCTCCAGCCTCAAGCAGACGGTGGCCCTGAGCGTCAGCGACAACATACTGACTATCGGTGAGGCGCAGTCCGTCGTCGGGGCGGGCGAGCCGTTCTTCCAGACCGCGACGGAGTTCTTCGGCTCGCAGTACGGACTGAGCTACATCCTGGCCCTCGTCGCGCTCGTCTGGCTCCTCTCCTACCTGTATCTCGGTGAGGAGTACCGCGCCGAGCACCTGCTCGTCGCCGTCTGGACCGTCTTCGCGTTCCTGATGGCGCTGACGCAGGTCCGGTTCAACTACTATCTCGTCGTCCCCATCGCGGCGCTGAACGGCTGGTTCCTGGGCCGTATCGTCTCGTTCATCGGAATCAAAAACATCACCGACGAGACGTTCGACATCGAACCCTACCAGGTCATCGCCATCATCTCTGTACTGATGCTCGTGCTCGTGCCTCTCGTCCCGCCGGCGAACATGACCTCCACGACTGTCGATGCCCAGGCGAGCGACCTCTCTCCGGGCTCGGTGCTCATCTGGAACGAGAGCACCGAGTGGATGCAGCAGAACACGCCCCAGCCCGGACAGTACGGTGATGCGGAGAACGAACTGGGCTACTACGACCGCTACCCGAATCAGGACGACTTCGAGTACCCCGAGGGAGCGTACGGCGTGATGTCGTGGTGGGACTACGGCCACTGGATCACAACCAAGAGCGAACGCGTCCCGGTGGCGAATCCGTTCCAGGGGAACGCCGAGATCGCCTCCGCCTACCTGCAGGCCCAGGACGAGACGCGTGCGAACCTCCTGCTCGAGGCGCTCCCGAATAGTGACGATACCGACCAGCGGCTCTACAACCTCAGCAACGACGAGCTCCGGAGCCTCATCGACGAACAGACCGAGCAGGAGGCCAGCGAGGACACGCAGTACGTCGTCATCGACTACCAGATGGCCGGCGGCAAGTTCGGTGCCATCGCGACCTGGACCGGCCCGGGCCCGGGATCGTACTACGACCAGCGGTCGAACGTGACCGTCGGCGGGGAGCAGGCCGCCCTGCCGACCCGCTCTGAGTCGTACGAGAACACGATGCTCTCCCGGCTCTACTTCGACGACGCCGGGGGGATGGAGCACTACCGACTGGTCCACGAGGCGTCGAACCAGCGCGTGTTCACGTCGATCGCGCTCAACGAGTCCGGTACACTCCAACCGACGCAGTTCGTGAACCAGCCGCTCCCCGTCCAGCAGTTCTTCCAGTACCAGCTCAGGCCGCAGTACGAGACGTACAACACCCAGGCCGAGTCCACGGTGAAGACCTACGAACGGGTTCCCGGCGCGACGCTCTCCGGACAGGCCGACGTGAGCAGCCCGACGAACGTCACCGCGCGTGTCGAACTCACCTCGGACACCCTGAACCGGACGTTCAACTACACCCAGACGGTCCAGACCGACGGTGACGGCAACTTCGATATCACCGTCCCGTACGCGACCAACGACGAGCTGGGCCCCGAGGACGGCGCGACCGACGTGGCGGTCGAGGCGACGGGTGACTACGAGGTCACCTACGGCAACGAGTCCGCGCGGGTGTCCGTCCCCGAGACGGCCGTCGTCAGCGAGGACAGCTCGTCCATCGAGGTCACGTTCGACGGGAACGCCTCGACGTCGTCTGACGGCTCCGAGGAGTCCACCGACGAACAGGTACGAACCGACGGCGCGCTCCTCCCCGTCCGCCACCACGCACCGCTGGCGTAG
- a CDS encoding DUF368 domain-containing protein, protein MRSSLSVYLKGFLMGAADTVPGVSGGTIALITGIYERLITAITAVDPADLRLLFGLHTAEGRTDFRDLLLRADAVFLVTLGLGIATAVLTLSRVLDHTLERFPAITAAFFFGLIGASAVVLYSEVDVQSPRRLAVAVTGIVLAAALSSLPESAVGSSLPVVFLAGGIAVCAMILPGISGSFLLLVLNQYEYMISNLTAFVDGVIALARGGEVPALAESGAVVVTFCSGALLGLLTMARVVKWAFEEFRAGTLTFLVSLMVGGLVKPLSTISAEADVGSVSALAPIVLFALIGGGLVLAADAVTDDIDY, encoded by the coding sequence ATGCGTTCGTCACTCTCCGTCTACCTGAAGGGGTTCCTCATGGGTGCGGCCGACACGGTCCCCGGGGTCTCCGGTGGGACCATCGCGCTCATCACCGGCATCTACGAGCGGCTCATCACGGCCATCACCGCGGTGGACCCTGCAGACCTGCGGCTCCTCTTCGGACTCCACACGGCCGAGGGACGGACCGACTTCCGCGACCTGCTCCTCCGTGCCGACGCGGTGTTCCTCGTCACCCTCGGGCTGGGCATCGCCACGGCGGTGCTGACCCTCTCGCGCGTGCTCGACCACACACTCGAGCGGTTCCCGGCCATCACGGCGGCGTTCTTCTTCGGGCTCATCGGCGCGTCGGCGGTCGTGCTCTACTCCGAGGTGGACGTGCAGTCGCCGCGTCGGCTGGCCGTCGCCGTGACCGGAATCGTGCTCGCGGCCGCCCTGTCCAGCCTGCCGGAGAGCGCGGTCGGGAGCTCGTTGCCGGTCGTGTTCCTCGCCGGGGGGATTGCCGTGTGTGCGATGATACTGCCCGGGATCTCCGGGTCGTTCCTCCTCCTCGTCCTCAACCAGTACGAGTACATGATCTCGAACCTCACGGCGTTCGTCGACGGGGTCATCGCGCTCGCACGGGGGGGCGAGGTCCCTGCGCTCGCCGAGTCCGGCGCAGTCGTCGTCACGTTCTGTTCAGGTGCGCTGCTCGGCCTGCTGACGATGGCACGGGTGGTGAAGTGGGCGTTCGAGGAGTTCCGCGCGGGCACCCTCACGTTCCTCGTGAGCCTGATGGTCGGCGGCCTCGTGAAGCCGCTCTCGACGATCTCGGCCGAGGCCGACGTGGGTTCCGTCTCCGCGCTCGCGCCGATCGTCCTGTTCGCACTCATCGGCGGGGGCCTCGTCCTCGCCGCCGACGCGGTCACGGACGATATCGACTACTAG
- a CDS encoding flippase: MRLGQTSAVFFASKFLGSIIGFVATVVFARILGEAVLGQYAAVLALVTWFTLVGKVGLSESITKRLSEGDEVGEYLGAGLLSMGTIALLIVVLTLLFQGWVDRYVGSSVAVVLVVIVLAALLNAFGSAALQGRHLVHVTSVLATVAQLVRSGLQIGLLLAGFGLQAMLATYALSRFVPGIVSFRFIDTRPKLPSRRHFESLFDFAKFSWLGNVQSRVFNTLDILLLKAFVASSFVGVYSAAWSIGLVLDIFGNAIRTTMFPEMSKVSSADNDDAAVARLTEDALTFTGLFLIPGFVGGLVVGDRLLRIYGDGFAIGTEVLTILLFALLVYTYTKQLLNTLNAVDRPDLAFRTNALFIGSNVVLNVVLISQYGWVGAAVATLASGVIGIVLAAGYVNRLLDVSVPTSEIGRQWVAALAMGAVVYGVRAVTEGHPLTRFNAAYVVCLVGVGAAVYFGSLLAISPKFRVTVADNIPFEVPF, translated from the coding sequence ATGCGTCTCGGACAGACATCTGCGGTCTTCTTCGCCTCGAAGTTCCTCGGCTCGATCATCGGGTTCGTCGCCACCGTCGTGTTCGCTCGGATACTCGGCGAGGCCGTCCTCGGCCAGTACGCTGCAGTGCTGGCCCTGGTCACCTGGTTCACCCTCGTCGGAAAAGTCGGCCTCTCCGAATCTATCACGAAGCGGCTCAGCGAGGGCGACGAAGTCGGCGAGTACCTCGGTGCGGGTCTCCTCTCCATGGGGACTATCGCGTTGCTGATCGTCGTCCTGACGCTGCTGTTCCAGGGCTGGGTCGACAGGTACGTTGGGTCCTCGGTTGCCGTCGTGCTCGTGGTCATTGTGCTCGCAGCGCTACTCAACGCGTTCGGGAGTGCCGCCCTCCAAGGTCGGCACCTTGTCCACGTGACCTCTGTGCTGGCGACGGTCGCCCAGCTCGTCAGGAGTGGTCTCCAGATCGGCCTGCTGCTGGCGGGCTTCGGCCTCCAGGCGATGCTCGCGACCTACGCGCTCTCGCGGTTCGTCCCCGGTATCGTCTCCTTCCGATTCATCGACACCCGACCAAAGCTCCCCTCCCGTCGGCACTTCGAGTCCCTGTTCGACTTCGCGAAGTTCTCCTGGCTGGGCAACGTCCAGTCCCGCGTCTTCAACACGCTCGACATCCTGCTGCTGAAGGCGTTCGTTGCCTCCAGCTTCGTCGGGGTTTACTCGGCGGCCTGGTCCATCGGACTCGTCCTCGACATTTTCGGCAACGCTATCCGTACGACAATGTTTCCCGAGATGAGCAAGGTATCAAGCGCCGACAACGACGACGCGGCGGTGGCGAGGCTCACCGAGGACGCGCTCACGTTCACGGGCCTGTTCCTCATCCCGGGATTCGTCGGCGGGCTCGTCGTCGGTGACCGCCTGCTCCGTATCTACGGGGACGGGTTCGCCATCGGGACCGAGGTACTTACCATCCTGTTGTTCGCGTTACTGGTCTATACGTACACGAAACAGCTCCTGAACACGCTCAACGCGGTCGACAGACCGGACCTCGCGTTCCGGACGAACGCGCTATTCATCGGGTCGAACGTCGTCCTGAACGTGGTCCTGATCTCCCAGTACGGCTGGGTCGGCGCGGCGGTGGCGACCCTCGCCTCCGGCGTCATCGGCATCGTCCTCGCCGCCGGGTACGTCAATCGGCTGCTTGACGTGTCCGTGCCCACCAGCGAGATTGGTCGGCAGTGGGTCGCCGCGCTGGCGATGGGAGCGGTCGTCTACGGAGTCCGAGCGGTCACGGAGGGTCACCCACTCACCCGGTTCAACGCGGCCTACGTCGTCTGTCTCGTCGGCGTCGGTGCGGCGGTCTACTTCGGGTCGCTCCTGGCCATCTCCCCGAAGTTCCGGGTCACTGTAGCGGACAATATCCCCTTCGAGGTTCCATTCTGA
- a CDS encoding DUF7503 family protein — protein sequence MSNKGTMSDWLSEHPRMIGVLFMIGLLLMQAAPVVATGAEASPGP from the coding sequence ATGTCGAACAAAGGCACGATGTCCGACTGGCTGTCCGAGCACCCCCGAATGATCGGCGTCCTGTTCATGATCGGCCTGCTGCTCATGCAGGCGGCTCCTGTGGTCGCGACTGGAGCCGAGGCGAGCCCTGGTCCGTAA
- a CDS encoding anaerobic glycerol-3-phosphate dehydrogenase subunit C, translating into MSTDNEDDFEPIQVFPEGDADLRPGADSCYKCSTCDSSCPVAEVDDEFPGPKFQGPEQWRLTRKEDQEIDDSIMKCSNCMRCDGACPSDVPLSQMHNTARAQYVEESMSKLSVEYWRNRLLANYGTMARFGSMFPRLTNAVMGNSLVQAVNDQFLGITSEREFPAFATETFREWWAARGGAAVKSEDRRVAYFHGDYANYNTPEVGKAMVRVFEHFGYEVAVPEQRCSGTPMFANGMLDDARRAARFNVETFADLVDDGYDVVCSCTSCSMALRQEYPELFDFADTERVSAHTYDAVEYLRIHEDLDGELAAVDDVDAPDFAYHAPCHARNQGLDGQTTAVLSNLDDVDAHDVGESCSGISGTYGWKSENYDTSMAIGEEMFEHMDEAEPETGLTECPTCAMQMEHGSGSPVKHTLQVIEAALTDRSLPA; encoded by the coding sequence ATGAGTACGGACAACGAGGACGACTTCGAACCGATCCAGGTGTTCCCCGAGGGCGACGCAGACCTGCGTCCCGGGGCGGACAGTTGCTACAAGTGCTCGACGTGCGACTCGTCGTGTCCAGTCGCCGAGGTGGACGACGAGTTCCCCGGCCCGAAGTTCCAGGGCCCGGAGCAGTGGCGGCTCACGCGCAAGGAGGACCAGGAGATCGACGACTCCATCATGAAGTGCTCGAACTGCATGCGCTGTGACGGCGCGTGCCCCTCAGACGTGCCGCTGAGCCAGATGCACAACACGGCCCGCGCGCAGTACGTCGAGGAGTCGATGAGCAAGCTCTCGGTCGAGTACTGGCGCAACCGGCTGCTCGCGAACTACGGCACGATGGCCCGCTTCGGCTCCATGTTCCCGCGGCTCACCAACGCCGTCATGGGCAACTCGCTCGTCCAGGCGGTGAACGACCAGTTCCTCGGCATCACCAGCGAGCGCGAGTTCCCCGCGTTCGCGACCGAGACCTTCCGCGAGTGGTGGGCGGCCCGCGGCGGCGCGGCCGTCAAGAGCGAGGACAGGCGCGTCGCCTACTTCCACGGCGACTACGCGAACTACAACACCCCAGAGGTCGGCAAGGCGATGGTCCGCGTCTTCGAGCACTTCGGCTACGAGGTCGCGGTCCCGGAGCAGCGCTGCTCGGGCACGCCGATGTTCGCCAACGGAATGCTCGACGACGCCCGACGCGCCGCACGGTTCAACGTCGAGACGTTCGCCGACCTCGTCGACGACGGCTACGACGTCGTCTGCTCGTGTACCTCGTGCTCGATGGCACTCCGGCAGGAGTACCCCGAGCTGTTCGACTTCGCGGACACCGAGCGCGTCTCGGCGCACACCTATGACGCCGTCGAGTACCTCCGCATCCACGAGGACCTGGACGGCGAGCTCGCGGCCGTCGACGACGTCGACGCACCCGACTTCGCCTACCACGCACCGTGTCACGCTCGCAACCAGGGACTGGACGGTCAGACGACGGCGGTGCTCTCCAACCTCGACGACGTGGACGCCCACGACGTCGGCGAGTCCTGCTCGGGCATCTCCGGCACCTACGGCTGGAAGTCCGAGAACTACGACACCTCGATGGCCATCGGCGAGGAGATGTTCGAGCACATGGACGAGGCCGAACCGGAGACCGGCCTGACCGAGTGTCCGACCTGCGCGATGCAGATGGAACACGGCAGCGGCTCCCCCGTCAAGCACACCCTGCAGGTCATCGAGGCAGCACTCACGGACCGGTCGCTCCCGGCCTGA
- a CDS encoding glycosyltransferase family 61 protein, which produces MFGVERRVTGAVDRLLGSEMVRWVIGRRTLDRPALFEASTTGVESVHRYGHAETVSFERQVALDPVPSRLAMRPVSTDTPPWTVLECSDVQLVGPEGLTFLPDGRVLLENSLGWNKRVGVSAARSVLERTLPVRRDGHAARSVDTAVSLVGPWTDNFYHWHFDYLVRLAALSSYTATSGKEPLLLLPPETSDWMRDALSLVGYDESDWRVWDGRRTNVDRLVVPALPRETEGSAPRLPNHYYSLNPDAVRWLGERMRSHVADDVPSHAPDTGRLYVSRQGGDSRRVSNLDSLAPLLETYGFERFRPEEHSVAEQVATFADADVVLGVHGAGLTNLLFATDATLVELFGSYVNPVFYALAVQTNNEYACAGFEPRGDDLHVDPDRLRALFDLAGVAPVA; this is translated from the coding sequence ATGTTCGGAGTCGAGCGACGAGTCACGGGTGCGGTCGACCGGCTGCTCGGCTCGGAGATGGTCCGGTGGGTGATCGGCCGCCGGACGCTCGATCGGCCGGCGCTATTCGAGGCGTCGACGACCGGGGTCGAGAGCGTACACCGGTACGGCCACGCCGAAACGGTCTCCTTCGAACGGCAGGTGGCGCTTGATCCCGTGCCGAGCCGACTTGCCATGCGTCCGGTGTCGACGGACACGCCACCCTGGACCGTCCTTGAGTGTTCGGACGTCCAGCTCGTCGGTCCCGAGGGGCTGACGTTCCTCCCCGACGGGCGGGTCCTCCTCGAGAATTCGCTTGGCTGGAACAAGCGGGTCGGCGTGAGCGCGGCCCGGTCCGTGCTCGAACGGACGCTTCCGGTCCGGCGCGACGGGCACGCGGCGCGCTCGGTCGACACCGCCGTCTCGCTCGTCGGCCCTTGGACGGACAACTTCTACCACTGGCACTTCGACTACCTCGTCCGGCTGGCCGCCCTCTCGTCGTACACGGCCACGTCAGGCAAGGAGCCGCTACTGTTGCTCCCACCGGAGACGAGCGACTGGATGCGGGACGCACTCTCGCTGGTCGGCTACGACGAGTCCGACTGGCGCGTCTGGGACGGTCGGCGGACGAACGTGGACCGACTCGTCGTCCCGGCGCTTCCGCGCGAGACGGAGGGTTCGGCGCCCCGTCTCCCGAACCACTACTACTCGCTCAACCCCGACGCCGTCCGGTGGCTGGGTGAACGGATGCGATCGCACGTCGCCGATGACGTGCCGAGCCATGCACCGGACACAGGCCGGCTCTACGTCAGTCGCCAGGGTGGGGACAGCCGACGGGTCTCGAACCTCGACTCGTTGGCACCGCTGCTAGAGACGTACGGGTTCGAACGGTTCCGGCCGGAGGAACACTCCGTCGCCGAACAGGTCGCCACGTTCGCCGACGCTGACGTCGTGCTCGGCGTCCACGGGGCGGGACTGACGAACCTGCTGTTCGCCACGGACGCGACCCTCGTCGAGCTGTTCGGATCGTACGTCAACCCCGTGTTCTACGCGCTCGCGGTCCAGACGAACAACGAGTACGCCTGTGCTGGATTCGAACCACGCGGCGACGACCTCCACGTCGACCCCGACCGGTTGCGGGCGCTGTTCGATCTTGCCGGCGTGGCGCCGGTCGCGTGA